One stretch of Pedobacter riviphilus DNA includes these proteins:
- a CDS encoding DNA recombination protein RmuC, producing MEIAGIALLIVILIVLVILLLKKPQAALSIISAEDFERTKSENESLKISLAKADERVSNLSAEKEHITALLKQEQQRLIDELQAERDRLADANRELESTRSFYLSEKEKLAEQRLSFEQSQEKLNKDFELIANKILDEKSSKFVEQNRTNLDIILNPLKENIKAFEDKVEKVYKAESDERNTLKGVISLLMDQSKQIQEDANNLTKALKGDSKKQGNWGEVILEKVLERSGLVRDQEYRIQASHISAEGGRYQPDVVIDLPDNKHLVVDAKVSLVAYERSVSAETDEEREGYIKQHLASIKNHIQELSAKNYQDLYKINSPDFVLLFVPIESSFSIAVQKDAELFNFAWDRRVVIVSPSTLLATLRTIASMWKQERQNRNVMEIARLSGSMYDKFVGFISDMENIGKHLKNGQDAYDKAINKLSVGAGNLTNTSEKIKKLGAKTTKQIDTKYLDLNETQDL from the coding sequence ATGGAGATTGCGGGTATTGCTTTACTAATCGTTATTTTAATAGTTCTGGTTATTTTATTATTGAAAAAACCACAAGCTGCTCTTTCTATTATCTCTGCAGAAGATTTCGAAAGAACAAAAAGTGAAAATGAATCGTTAAAAATCAGCTTGGCCAAGGCAGATGAACGTGTTTCTAATTTATCTGCCGAAAAAGAACACATTACTGCGTTACTTAAACAAGAACAGCAACGCCTGATTGATGAATTACAGGCTGAGCGCGACCGGCTGGCCGATGCCAACCGTGAACTGGAAAGTACCAGATCTTTTTACCTGTCCGAAAAAGAAAAACTTGCCGAACAGAGGCTAAGTTTTGAGCAGTCGCAAGAAAAATTAAACAAAGATTTTGAATTAATTGCCAATAAAATACTAGATGAAAAATCGAGCAAATTTGTTGAGCAGAACCGGACCAACTTAGATATTATCTTAAATCCTTTGAAAGAAAATATTAAAGCTTTTGAAGACAAGGTAGAAAAGGTTTACAAAGCCGAATCGGATGAAAGAAATACGTTGAAAGGTGTAATTTCTTTATTAATGGATCAAAGCAAACAGATTCAGGAGGATGCCAATAATTTAACCAAAGCCTTAAAGGGCGATAGTAAAAAACAGGGTAACTGGGGAGAGGTAATTCTGGAAAAAGTTCTGGAACGTTCTGGTTTAGTACGCGATCAGGAATACCGCATTCAAGCCTCGCATATATCCGCCGAAGGCGGTCGCTACCAGCCCGATGTAGTGATTGACCTGCCAGACAACAAACATCTTGTGGTTGACGCTAAGGTATCATTGGTAGCTTATGAACGCTCGGTATCTGCAGAGACGGATGAAGAGCGTGAAGGCTACATAAAACAACATTTAGCCTCAATTAAGAATCATATCCAGGAATTATCTGCTAAAAACTACCAGGATTTATATAAAATCAATTCTCCCGACTTTGTATTGTTATTTGTACCGATCGAATCTTCTTTCAGTATTGCAGTGCAAAAAGATGCCGAACTATTCAATTTTGCCTGGGATAGAAGAGTAGTAATTGTGAGTCCGTCAACGTTATTAGCCACTTTACGCACTATTGCCAGCATGTGGAAACAGGAGCGCCAAAACCGGAATGTGATGGAAATTGCCCGTTTAAGTGGCAGTATGTATGATAAGTTTGTGGGTTTTATTTCAGACATGGAAAATATTGGCAAACATCTCAAAAACGGACAGGATGCCTACGATAAAGCCATTAACAAATTGTCGGTAGGTGCCGGCAATTTAACCAATACTTCAGAAAAGATTAAAAAATTAGGTGCGAAAACGACCAAACAGATAGATACAAAGTACTTGGATTTGAATGAAACGCAAGATTTATAG
- the nadB gene encoding L-aspartate oxidase, giving the protein MRKVDFLVIGSGIAGLSFALKAAKFGKVLIVTKSNEDESNTKYAQGGVAVVVDKGDSFEKHIEDTLIAGDGLCDKKIVEIVVKEGPQRIQEIIDYGINFDKDNSGFYDLAKEGGHSEHRVLHYKDITGYEIERVLLKEIHENSNIEILTHYFALELITQHHLGEFVDKRTEDINCYGIYAFNTELNDVEKIVANVTVMASGGAGHVYSATTNPVIATGDGMAMVYRAKGKVRNMEFIQFHPTALYHPGEYPSFLISEAVRGFGGVLRRKNGEEFMHEYDERKSLAPRDIVARAVDNEMKKSGDDFVYLDITMRKKADILKHFPNIYAKCLSIGIDMTKDYIPVTPASHYMCGGILVDEYGRSSIKNLYACGECSSTGLHGANRLASNSLLEATVFAHRIYQDAIENFKNNVIPDHIPEWDSKGVTQSNEDVLVTHNLRELQKVMGDYVGIVRSDFRLERAHRRLFLIYQETEEFYKKNKVSVKLCELRNVIQTAYLVIKSAMQRKESRGLHYTTDYPEHAKELVDTVF; this is encoded by the coding sequence ATGAGAAAAGTAGATTTTCTGGTAATTGGTTCAGGTATAGCGGGTTTGAGTTTTGCGCTTAAGGCAGCAAAGTTTGGTAAGGTTTTAATTGTTACTAAGTCGAACGAAGATGAATCGAATACAAAATACGCTCAGGGCGGTGTAGCAGTTGTGGTAGATAAGGGTGATTCTTTTGAGAAACATATTGAAGATACCTTGATTGCGGGCGATGGGTTATGTGACAAAAAAATTGTGGAAATTGTTGTAAAAGAGGGGCCTCAGCGTATTCAGGAGATCATTGATTATGGGATAAATTTCGATAAGGACAATTCAGGTTTCTACGATTTGGCCAAAGAAGGGGGGCACTCTGAACACCGCGTTTTGCACTATAAAGATATCACCGGATACGAAATTGAAAGGGTGTTATTGAAAGAAATTCATGAGAATAGCAACATAGAGATATTAACACATTACTTTGCACTAGAGTTAATTACCCAGCATCACCTGGGTGAGTTTGTGGATAAACGTACCGAAGATATTAACTGTTATGGTATATATGCCTTTAACACAGAGCTTAACGATGTGGAAAAGATTGTGGCAAATGTGACTGTGATGGCTTCTGGTGGTGCAGGACATGTGTATTCGGCCACAACAAATCCGGTTATTGCAACAGGCGATGGTATGGCAATGGTTTACCGTGCAAAAGGAAAAGTGAGGAATATGGAGTTTATTCAGTTCCATCCAACTGCTCTGTATCATCCTGGAGAGTATCCTTCGTTTTTAATATCGGAAGCTGTAAGGGGTTTTGGTGGTGTTTTAAGGAGAAAGAATGGCGAGGAATTTATGCATGAATATGATGAGCGTAAATCGTTGGCACCACGTGATATTGTAGCCCGTGCGGTGGATAATGAAATGAAAAAATCGGGTGATGATTTTGTTTATCTTGATATCACCATGCGTAAGAAAGCAGACATTCTGAAACATTTTCCTAATATATATGCGAAGTGTTTATCAATAGGGATAGATATGACGAAAGATTATATTCCGGTTACACCTGCATCTCATTATATGTGTGGTGGTATTCTGGTTGATGAATACGGTCGCTCTTCAATTAAGAACTTATATGCATGTGGAGAGTGTTCTTCAACAGGTTTGCATGGTGCTAACCGTTTGGCTTCCAATTCATTATTAGAGGCTACTGTTTTTGCTCATCGTATTTATCAGGATGCTATAGAGAACTTCAAAAATAATGTTATTCCGGATCATATTCCTGAGTGGGATTCGAAAGGTGTTACCCAAAGCAATGAAGATGTATTGGTAACGCATAATCTTCGGGAGCTACAAAAAGTTATGGGCGATTATGTAGGTATTGTTCGTTCCGATTTTCGTTTAGAGCGGGCACATCGCCGCTTGTTTTTAATTTATCAGGAAACAGAAGAGTTTTATAAGAAGAATAAGGTTTCGGTTAAACTTTGCGAATTAAGAAATGTAATTCAAACTGCTTATCTCGTCATAAAATCTGCCATGCAAAGAAAAGAGAGTAGGGGTTTACATTATACTACAGATTATCCTGAACATGCCAAAGAATTGGTAGATACTGTTTTTTAA
- a CDS encoding dicarboxylate/amino acid:cation symporter, producing the protein MEKSNILKNYSGLLWLLAGITVGSIVGLIFGKSVESIKPLGDIFLNLLFTAVIPLVFFAVSSAIANIDRTKKLGRLLTIMVLVFLSTILISAVLTLLATWIFPIHQQLGNSPLPTEPEKIQSFGEQMTQLLTVGEFFEIGSRKNMLALIIFSVLVGFSTLYSGKEGDGFKNFLVSGNEVMKKLIILIMKLGPIGLGAYFAYQVGVFGPQLFGTYAKALGLYYGVGAFYFIVFFTLYAFVAGGFKAIKVFWKNNIVPSLTSIGTCSSIATIPANLEGTTKMGVPAYITNVTIPLGSTLHKDGSSISSIVKIAVVFAIFGKDLVHVDTIILALGITVLVSIVEGGIPNGGYIGELLMISAYQLPPEALPPAMIIGTLVDPMATLLNATGDNVAAMLIARFTEGKNWMGNIK; encoded by the coding sequence ATGGAAAAAAGCAACATTCTTAAAAATTACTCGGGCTTACTATGGCTTTTGGCAGGTATAACTGTTGGAAGTATTGTGGGTTTAATTTTTGGGAAAAGCGTTGAAAGTATAAAACCATTAGGAGATATATTTTTAAACCTGTTGTTTACCGCAGTTATTCCATTGGTATTTTTTGCGGTTTCCTCAGCAATTGCAAATATCGATAGAACCAAGAAATTAGGAAGATTGTTAACCATCATGGTTTTGGTATTTCTTTCTACCATTCTTATTTCTGCAGTTTTAACCTTGCTTGCTACATGGATATTTCCTATTCATCAACAGTTAGGAAATTCGCCTTTACCAACTGAACCTGAGAAAATACAGTCGTTTGGTGAACAAATGACACAACTTTTAACAGTTGGTGAATTTTTCGAGATCGGAAGTAGGAAAAACATGCTTGCATTGATTATTTTTTCAGTACTGGTTGGTTTTTCTACGTTATATTCCGGGAAAGAGGGCGATGGCTTTAAGAATTTTTTGGTTTCGGGTAATGAAGTGATGAAAAAACTCATCATTTTGATTATGAAATTAGGACCGATTGGTTTGGGTGCTTATTTTGCTTACCAGGTAGGGGTTTTTGGCCCACAGCTTTTTGGAACTTATGCCAAAGCTTTAGGTTTGTATTACGGTGTAGGCGCATTTTATTTTATCGTCTTTTTCACCTTATATGCTTTTGTAGCAGGTGGATTTAAAGCCATAAAAGTATTTTGGAAAAATAATATAGTGCCTTCTTTAACTTCAATCGGAACCTGCAGCAGTATTGCCACTATTCCGGCGAATTTAGAAGGGACTACAAAAATGGGGGTACCAGCCTACATCACAAATGTGACGATTCCATTAGGTTCAACCTTGCATAAGGATGGGTCGAGTATCAGTTCCATTGTTAAAATTGCTGTTGTTTTTGCCATTTTTGGTAAAGATTTAGTACATGTTGATACCATTATTTTGGCACTGGGTATTACTGTTTTAGTAAGTATTGTGGAAGGTGGAATACCAAATGGAGGTTATATTGGTGAGTTATTAATGATCTCGGCTTATCAATTACCACCAGAAGCGCTACCACCAGCCATGATTATTGGAACTCTGGTTGATCCGATGGCTACTTTGTTAAATGCTACTGGCGATAATGTTGCGGCTATGTTAATTGCCCGGTTTACGGAGGGTAAAAATTGGATGGGGAATATTAAATAG
- the nadA gene encoding quinolinate synthase NadA, translated as MFDQRQNSKKENFKMNIDVLEEINKKGFAEEEIDPTLDLFAEIEKLKKKKNAIILAHYYQEPDIQDIADYIGDSLGLSQEAAKTDADVIVFAGVHFMAETAKILSPNKTVLLPDVKAGCSLADSCPPHLFRKFKEKYPDHLVITYVNCTAELKALSDIVCTSTNAVQIVESLPKDQKIIFGPDRNLGAYVAKKTGRDLVLWNGACMVHEIFSQEKITKLKERHPNAKFIAHPECEEVVLKMADYIGSTTGLLKYTITNPATEFIVATESGIIHQMEKANPTKTFIPAPPNNSCACNDCPYMKRNTLEKLYLCIKNGLPEVTVPEHIIEQARKPIQRMLDISAELGL; from the coding sequence ATCTTTGACCAACGTCAAAATTCAAAAAAGGAAAATTTTAAAATGAACATAGATGTCTTAGAAGAAATCAATAAAAAAGGTTTCGCAGAAGAGGAAATTGATCCTACGCTCGATCTTTTCGCAGAGATTGAGAAATTAAAAAAGAAAAAAAATGCCATAATCCTTGCACATTATTATCAGGAACCTGATATACAGGATATTGCGGATTATATTGGCGATAGTTTAGGCTTATCGCAAGAAGCTGCTAAAACAGATGCTGATGTAATTGTGTTTGCCGGTGTGCACTTTATGGCCGAAACGGCAAAGATTTTATCGCCTAATAAAACTGTTTTATTGCCAGATGTAAAAGCAGGTTGCTCATTAGCAGACAGTTGTCCGCCACATTTGTTTAGAAAGTTTAAAGAAAAATATCCAGATCACCTGGTAATCACTTATGTAAACTGCACGGCTGAATTAAAAGCTTTAAGTGATATTGTTTGTACAAGTACAAATGCGGTACAGATTGTAGAAAGTTTACCTAAAGACCAAAAAATAATATTTGGCCCTGACCGTAACTTAGGTGCTTATGTAGCAAAGAAAACCGGACGCGATTTGGTATTGTGGAATGGTGCCTGTATGGTACATGAGATTTTTTCGCAGGAGAAAATTACAAAGCTAAAAGAACGCCATCCGAACGCTAAATTTATTGCGCATCCGGAATGTGAAGAAGTGGTTTTAAAAATGGCCGATTATATCGGTTCAACTACGGGACTTTTAAAATACACCATCACCAATCCAGCTACTGAATTTATTGTGGCTACCGAAAGTGGAATTATCCACCAGATGGAAAAGGCAAATCCAACGAAAACATTTATTCCGGCGCCACCAAACAACAGCTGTGCCTGTAACGATTGCCCATACATGAAAAGAAATACTTTAGAAAAACTATATTTATGTATTAAAAATGGTTTACCAGAAGTAACTGTTCCAGAGCATATTATTGAACAGGCACGTAAACCGATCCAAAGAATGCTGGATATTTCGGCGGAACTGGGCTTGTAA
- the purU gene encoding formyltetrahydrofolate deformylase yields MNALTVLISCPDQVGLVTNITRVLAAHQLNIIAMREFVDEANKSFFTRIACTGNLGDAEKLKEKLLENLPNAAEVNLITQQEKQIAVLVTKEYHCLAEILIKNQFKTLGANVQCVIGNYESLRDFTEKLGIPYFYVDHTNKDKSEFEAEVKVIINRFEVDYLVLAKFMRILSADFVKDYAGKIINIHHSFLPAFIGANPYRQAFERGVKIIGATAHFVTDNLDEGPIITQHTNHIDHNFGVKEMVRAGKEIEKKVLLEALELIFEDRVFVSGNKTIVFK; encoded by the coding sequence ATGAACGCATTAACAGTCCTTATATCCTGCCCCGATCAAGTTGGTTTAGTTACAAATATTACCCGCGTGCTGGCTGCACACCAATTGAATATTATCGCCATGCGAGAGTTTGTAGACGAAGCCAATAAATCGTTTTTTACCCGTATTGCCTGTACCGGAAACCTGGGGGATGCAGAAAAATTAAAGGAAAAGCTCTTAGAAAACCTGCCAAATGCTGCTGAGGTAAATTTAATTACTCAACAGGAAAAACAGATTGCTGTTTTGGTAACCAAGGAGTATCATTGTTTAGCGGAGATACTGATTAAAAACCAATTCAAAACTTTGGGGGCCAACGTACAATGTGTGATAGGCAATTATGAAAGCCTGAGAGATTTTACGGAAAAATTGGGTATTCCTTATTTTTATGTCGATCATACCAATAAGGATAAAAGTGAATTTGAGGCTGAAGTTAAAGTTATTATTAATCGATTTGAGGTAGATTATTTGGTGCTGGCTAAATTTATGCGAATCCTCTCTGCTGATTTTGTAAAAGATTATGCAGGTAAAATCATCAACATTCACCATTCCTTTTTACCTGCTTTTATTGGCGCCAATCCTTACCGGCAAGCTTTTGAGCGTGGCGTGAAAATTATTGGAGCTACTGCCCATTTTGTTACCGATAATTTGGATGAAGGTCCGATCATTACACAACATACTAACCACATCGATCATAATTTTGGGGTAAAAGAAATGGTTCGGGCAGGAAAAGAAATAGAGAAAAAAGTGCTTTTAGAAGCTCTGGAGCTTATTTTTGAAGACCGGGTTTTTGTGAGTGGAAATAAGACCATTGTGTTTAAGTAG
- the thiL gene encoding thiamine-phosphate kinase, whose amino-acid sequence MFENKERTDINELGEFGLIKHLTANFKIKNDYSVKGVGDDAAVLDAKGKQILISTDLLLEGIHFDLAYVPLMHLGYKAVQVNLSDIYAMNGKASQITVSLGLSSKFPLEAVEEIYKGIELACNKYNIDLIGGDTSSSKQGLVISITSIGYADADKVVYRNGAQEHDLLCVSGDLGGAYLGLQILEREKLIYLENPQIQPDLEGKDYIIERQLKPEARMDIVALLDEMNIKPTSMIDVSDGLASEILHLAEQSGKGITIYEEKIPLDPMTYETARELGLDPTVCALSGGEDYELLFTISQDDYKKLKHDVDITVIGHVTDKNSGCKMVSKSEKVHELKAQGWNAFNK is encoded by the coding sequence ATGTTTGAAAATAAAGAGCGTACAGATATTAATGAATTAGGCGAATTTGGGTTGATTAAACACCTTACAGCTAATTTTAAAATTAAAAACGATTATTCGGTAAAAGGTGTTGGTGATGATGCAGCTGTTTTAGATGCTAAGGGAAAACAGATCTTAATTTCGACCGATTTATTGTTGGAAGGAATCCATTTCGACCTAGCTTATGTGCCTTTAATGCATTTAGGTTACAAAGCTGTTCAGGTAAATTTGAGTGATATTTATGCCATGAATGGAAAAGCAAGTCAAATTACAGTTTCATTGGGTTTGTCGAGCAAATTTCCCTTAGAGGCTGTTGAAGAAATTTATAAAGGAATTGAGCTGGCTTGCAACAAATATAACATCGATTTAATTGGTGGAGATACTTCATCAAGCAAGCAAGGCCTGGTAATCAGTATTACCAGTATTGGTTATGCCGATGCAGATAAAGTGGTGTACAGAAATGGTGCTCAAGAACATGATTTATTATGTGTTTCTGGCGATTTGGGCGGTGCTTATTTAGGCCTGCAAATTTTAGAAAGAGAGAAATTAATCTATCTGGAAAATCCACAGATACAACCCGATTTAGAAGGTAAAGATTATATCATCGAAAGACAATTAAAACCAGAAGCAAGGATGGATATTGTTGCACTTTTAGATGAAATGAATATTAAGCCAACATCGATGATCGATGTTTCGGATGGTTTGGCTTCCGAAATTTTGCATTTGGCAGAACAATCAGGTAAAGGAATAACCATTTATGAAGAGAAAATTCCTTTAGATCCAATGACTTATGAAACTGCCCGTGAATTAGGTTTAGATCCAACAGTTTGTGCATTAAGCGGTGGTGAAGATTATGAGTTATTATTTACCATTAGCCAGGATGATTATAAAAAACTGAAACATGATGTAGATATTACCGTGATTGGGCATGTTACCGATAAAAATTCTGGTTGTAAAATGGTTTCTAAATCAGAAAAAGTACACGAGCTGAAGGCTCAGGGCTGGAACGCTTTTAATAAGTAA
- a CDS encoding Ig-like domain-containing protein, whose product MPNLKTQYFNLKNLVVVLALLLFFGCASIQTPQGGPKDTKPPKVLSMTPKNQTRNFNAKKIVIEFDEYFNLKDEFKEFSISPDQEKLPELKKRQKRLEINLKDSLEKNTTYTLNFGKSIADVNEGNVVKNLSYVFSTGPEIDSLSLSGKVINALSDEPEKEATVFILPLERDTIFGKKRPSIYTTTDSAGTYKLNNLRKGTYKVYALKESSGGGDKIYQQISDEIGFIKEPIVIDKNIENIDLQIFKELAPEFRVLDRKLNNDGSISITFNQQLKSPKITITDPPAVDLGKFVHFTKNNDTAKIWLKDLSFDSVKVAIQDQGKVLQTLNFTRGKKDTYTRDVVISDNLLGGKLNPFQQLTLTFPFPMVAADPSKIILLEDSVKRTTFEVVKDSVDFLKYYIKYPWKNKRTYDLKLAAGAFTAIFNAKNKDITKRFSLESQDAYTTLVLNVTVPDTSKSYVVQFLNEKKDIIKSFPVSKNTKVTFSKYPAGKYMLRVIYDDNKNGIWDTGNVKEGYQPEKVWYLKALMDLKPNWEREDPLVIPAPPKSD is encoded by the coding sequence ATGCCAAATTTAAAAACTCAGTATTTTAACCTTAAAAATTTAGTGGTTGTACTAGCCCTGCTCCTATTTTTTGGTTGTGCAAGTATCCAAACACCACAAGGTGGACCAAAAGATACGAAGCCACCAAAAGTTTTAAGCATGACTCCAAAAAATCAAACCAGGAATTTTAATGCTAAAAAAATTGTGATCGAGTTTGATGAATATTTTAATCTTAAAGATGAGTTTAAAGAATTTTCCATTTCTCCCGATCAGGAAAAACTTCCTGAGTTAAAAAAGAGACAAAAAAGATTAGAAATTAATCTTAAGGATTCTCTGGAAAAAAATACAACCTATACCTTAAATTTTGGAAAATCCATAGCCGATGTTAACGAAGGAAATGTAGTTAAAAATTTATCTTATGTTTTTTCTACCGGCCCGGAAATAGATTCTTTATCATTAAGTGGCAAAGTAATCAATGCACTAAGTGACGAACCTGAAAAAGAAGCTACCGTGTTTATTTTACCTTTGGAAAGAGATACTATTTTTGGAAAAAAACGTCCTTCAATTTACACCACTACTGATAGCGCTGGAACCTATAAATTAAATAACCTAAGAAAAGGTACCTATAAAGTTTATGCACTTAAAGAGAGCAGCGGTGGTGGCGATAAAATATACCAACAGATTTCCGATGAAATTGGATTTATAAAGGAGCCCATCGTCATTGATAAAAATATAGAAAACATAGATCTGCAAATATTTAAAGAACTTGCTCCAGAATTTCGCGTATTAGATCGAAAACTAAATAATGATGGTAGTATATCAATTACATTCAATCAGCAGCTTAAAAGCCCTAAAATAACCATTACGGATCCACCAGCTGTAGACCTAGGAAAGTTTGTTCATTTCACTAAAAATAATGATACTGCCAAAATATGGCTGAAAGACTTAAGTTTTGATTCGGTTAAAGTTGCCATACAAGATCAAGGTAAAGTTTTACAGACTTTAAATTTTACAAGGGGTAAAAAAGATACTTATACACGCGATGTTGTTATTTCTGATAACTTATTGGGCGGCAAGTTAAACCCTTTTCAACAGTTAACCTTGACCTTCCCTTTTCCAATGGTTGCTGCAGATCCATCTAAAATCATCCTTTTGGAAGACTCTGTAAAACGGACAACTTTTGAAGTAGTAAAAGACAGTGTAGATTTTCTAAAATATTACATTAAATACCCCTGGAAAAATAAAAGGACCTACGATTTAAAATTAGCTGCAGGTGCTTTTACTGCTATATTTAACGCTAAAAATAAAGATATAACCAAACGTTTCTCGCTCGAAAGTCAAGATGCTTATACTACGCTGGTATTAAATGTAACTGTTCCAGATACTTCAAAAAGCTATGTTGTGCAGTTTCTAAATGAAAAAAAAGATATCATAAAATCTTTTCCGGTCAGCAAAAACACTAAAGTCACTTTTTCTAAATATCCAGCAGGCAAATATATGCTCAGGGTAATTTACGATGATAATAAAAATGGAATATGGGATACTGGAAATGTTAAAGAAGGGTATCAACCTGAAAAAGTTTGGTATTTAAAGGCTTTGATGGATTTAAAACCCAACTGGGAACGAGAAGATCCATTGGTAATACCTGCACCCCCTAAAAGTGATTAA
- a CDS encoding gamma carbonic anhydrase family protein, translating into MPLILPVKDKYPEIGKDNFIAENATIVGDVIIGDKCSVWFNAVIRGDVNAITIGNESNIQDGAVIHATYLKASAHIGNRVSVGHNAIVHGCTVKDNVLIGMGAIVMDHAVIEEYCIIAAGSVVLENSICETGYLYAGTPAKKIKPITDEQRALLNKLPDNYIMYSGWFTT; encoded by the coding sequence ATGCCTTTAATACTACCTGTAAAAGATAAATACCCTGAAATTGGAAAAGACAATTTTATTGCTGAGAATGCCACAATAGTGGGTGATGTAATAATAGGCGATAAATGTTCAGTATGGTTTAATGCTGTAATTAGAGGCGATGTAAATGCTATTACGATAGGAAATGAATCAAACATACAAGATGGTGCAGTAATTCATGCAACTTACTTAAAAGCCTCAGCACATATTGGTAACAGGGTATCTGTTGGGCATAATGCCATAGTACATGGCTGCACTGTAAAGGATAATGTTTTAATCGGCATGGGTGCCATTGTAATGGATCATGCTGTTATAGAAGAGTACTGTATTATTGCCGCTGGATCTGTTGTGTTAGAAAACAGCATTTGCGAAACGGGTTATTTATATGCTGGTACACCTGCAAAAAAAATAAAGCCCATTACTGATGAGCAAAGGGCTTTATTGAATAAACTGCCTGATAATTATATCATGTATTCGGGGTGGTTTACCACGTGA